The genomic window GCGCCACGGCAGGCTTCCAGCAGGTTAAAGGTGCCGGTGATGTTCGTTGAGATGAAATCCGCAGGTGCTGCGATGCTGCGGTCCACATGCGACTCCGCCGCCAGATGCACCACATGCGTGATTTCATGCTGTCGGACGACACGGCAGACTTCCTCTTTGTTGCGCAAGTCCACCTGCTCAAAAGCATAACGCGGATGGATTCCGTGAATGCCATCGAGATTGGCGAGATGTCCCGCATAGGTAAGGCAGTCCAGATTGACCAGCCTGCAGATCTCAGACCTGTCGATGACATGACGGATAAAATTGGAGCCGATGAACCCCGCACCGCCTGTGACGAGAAGATTCATGCACTTTTCAGGCCAACGCGGCGCACCTCGGCGGCCACTTCGGAAAGGTAATCTCGGTACTCACAACGCGGCATGCCTCCGAGCAGCACTTCAAACTGATCCAAGGAAAGAAATCCCCGGTAGAGCGCCGCCTCCTCCGGACATCCAAGCTTCATGCCCTGGCGTTTTTCAATGGTTTGCACATAGGCGGAGGCCTCGTGCAGGCTGCTGCTGGTGCCTGCATCCAACCAGGCAGTGCCACGGCTCAGGCGCTGCACACGCAGTGTACCACGGCGCAGATACTCCTTGTTTACATCAGTGATTTCGAGTTCGCCTCGGGCTGAAGGACGCAGGGTGCGGGCGATCCGCACGGCGTCATTGTCATAGAGATAGACACCTGGCACGGCGTAGTTGCTGCGCGGCTGGGCAGGCTTTTCCTCCAGTGACACCGCACATCCCTGGGCATCAAACTCCACCACACCATAGCGTTCGGGGTCATTGACGTGGTAGGCAAAGATCGTCGCGCCTGAACGAAACTCCTCAAAGGCACGTGGCAGTGCGTCGCCGCCAAAGAAGATGTTGTCTCCCAGGATCAGTGTCACGGAATGGTCGCCAATAAACGAAGCCGCAATCAAAAGCGCCTGGGCGATGCCTTCTGGCTGCGGCTGCTCGCGGTATTCGATTTCGACGCCCCACTGCCTGCCGTCTCCCAGCAGTTGCCTAAACCGCGGCAGGTCCTGCGGGGTGGTGATGAGGCAGATCTCCCTGATGCCCGAAGCGATGAGCACCGTGAGCGGGTAATAGACCATCGGCTTGTCATACACCGGCTGTAGTTGCTTGGAGGCCACCTGCGTGAGCGGATAAAGGCGCGAGCCCGCGCCGCCTGCGAGAATGACGCCTTTCATCCCCGTTCTTTTTGGAAGTCTGCACTCTCACCAGAAACAGCTCTCATATCCGCTGCTTCCAAAGATTTCACCACCTGCGCCGGATTTCCTCGAACTAGCACATGTGCAGGAATCGAACTCATGACAACACTTCCTGCACTGACCACACTGCCAGCTCCCACCTCAACCCCTGGACCAATGAACGACTGGGCAGCTACCCAGCAGCCAGCACCTAGAGCGATGCTGCGGACCACCAGATCGAAAGTCTTTTTTTGATGATCATGCGATCCCGTGCACAGAAAAGCGCGCTGAGACACACACACATTCGCCCCAATCTTCACCGGTGCCAGACTAAGGATCATGACTTCCTCCCCAAGCCACACGTGATCTCCTACGGTCAGCCTCCAGGGAAATGAGACATTCACATTCGCCCGAATGACAACCCCTCTGCCCACACTGGCACCAAAGATGCGCAGCAGTGCAACACGCAGCGCTGAAGGCCAGGGCACGGAGGTCTGGAAAAAGAACCACTTGGCGGCCAGCCATGCTGCTTCTTTCCATCGGGGTGCCCCACGGTCAAAGTCTGAGGCTGAAAAGGCGGAGAGATCCCTCATGGCACTTGGCGCTTCACGATCAAAATTCCAGCCAAGCTGCCGCCATTGGTCGCCTGCCTGGCGGCCAGATGCTCTGCCGGGGTTGGAGCGGCATTTTCCAGAAAAAGGAGTGTGACTGTACCATGCTGATTCACAGCGCAAAGAATAAACTTCCAACGCATGTTAACAGTTTGACACGAATCACTGCTGGAATGTGACACTCTTCACCGGCAATGTCAGCATATCATCTTGGCTGCGACGCTCATTTTTTGGGTGAAGCAGAATGCATTTCCCTTTAGTTTTCCAGTCCCATGCGCTCGCCTCTCTCGTCTTTGCCAGTTCTGACCATCTGCTTGCTAGCCTGTTCCATCGCAGCTGGACAGAACGCCCCTCAGTCAGAAGCAGCCACCCAGCACACCAGCAGCCTGGGAGCCAAATTTATCAGCATTCCTGGCACCACTGTGCAGTTTGCAGCATGGGAGACCCGTCTGTCGGAGTGGAACGAGTTTCTGCGGCACAAGAAGTATCCCTGGACCTATCAGCCTCACTTTGAGCAGTCTCCGGAGCACCCAGTCGTGGGGGTTAACCTGCAGGACGCCGTGGCATTCTGCAATTGGCTCACGGAAACAGAACGCGAAAAGCGTCTGATCGATGGCACTCAGAGCTACCGCCTGCCCACGCCCGAGGAGTGGGATGCTGCGGTGGGCCTGGCCCGCGGACGGAAAAAAAACAGCCTCACCGCTGAAGAGCGTCTGCTGGATGATCGCATCTATCCATGGGGCGAGGACTGGCCGCCCAGCTCCAAAACAGCCAATCTGGCCGATGGCGAAATTCCAGGATACAAAGATGGCTACACCTACACCGCCCCTGTCGGCAGCTTCCCCCCCAGCGCCGAGGGGCTTTTCGATCTCTCCGGTAATGTCTGGGAGTGGACGCAGCCCCTGGAGGTGCGCGCCCAGCCCAATGGAGTGCTGCGTGGTGGCTCCTGGGCCTACTTCCGCTCCGAGTGCCTCACCTCTGCCTACCAATACGTCGCGCCTGCAGACCTGCGTGCACCCACCATCGGCTTCCGCTGCGTCTTTGAGGACAAACGCCGCACCGCCAGCCTGCTGGCAGCCTCAGATGCTGAGAAAAAGCAGGCCTTGGAAGAGCGCATGAAGGCCATGACCGAAAGCCGCAAGGTGGATGCCTCCGCCGTGGAGGCACTGCGCAAAAAGATGCAGGGTAAAGGAGACGACGAAGGCCTCCCTGATCCCGCCAGTCTCAAACCCGCCGTCGCAGATGGCAGCACATTCCTCAACGCCCTGGGCATGAAGTTTGTCCCCCTGCAGGAAAAAAGCCCGGTGCTTGTCTGCACCACCGAGACCAGCGTGCAGAACTACGAAAACTGGATGCGCGCCACAAACCGTGTCTGGAGCCAGAAACCGTCCTTCCTCCTGGGCGGCAATCACCCTGCAGCCGGTGTCTCCTGGGAGGATGCCACCGCCTTCTGTGCATGGCTGACGGAGAAAGACCGCGCCAGCAAGCTCATCCCAGCCACAGCCTCCTACCGCCTTCCCAGAGACACCGAGTGGAGCCTCGCCGCAGGCCTCAAAAACGAGCAGGGATCAGACCCCGCCAAGCGCCACCTTTCAGACAAAACGCATTATCCGTGGACTCCCAAGGCTGACGACTGGAAGCCCCCGGCGCTCACAGCCAACCTGGACGCCTCCAAGATCCCCGGCGCGAACGATCCCTACTCGTACACCGCACCTGTGGACAGCGCTCGCGCTAACCCCCTGGGTCTTTACGAGATCGGCGGCAATGTCTCGGAATGGTGTGAAGACGCCTGGCCCGGTGCTGCTGAGGAGCGTGTGATCCGCGGCGGCAACTGGCTTAGCCACGACAAAGACGCCCTGCTGACATCAGCACGAAGCCACGCTCTCAAGAGTGCAGCGCGCGCCGATCTGGGCTTCCGTTGCGTTCTTGATCTTGGCACCCCGTGAGCTCTGACCAGTATGGCGCCAGCGAGTCGGCTGGCGCTTTGCCGTCAGAGTCACCTCAGGCCAGCGCCGCGATCACCTCGATCTCGACCAGCGCACCAAGGGGCAGCCCTGCCACTGCCACGGTGGAACGTGCAGGCTTGTGCCCTCCAAAAGCGGCCTCATAAAGCGGGTTCACCTTGGGGAAGTCAGCCATGCTTTGCAGAAAGACCGTGGCTTTGATCACAGAGCTCATGCCCAGCCCCTGGGCCTCCAGCAAGGCTCGGATGTTGGCCAGCACCTGAACCGCCTGCCCTTCCACATCAGTGGCCACGATCTTGCCCGCCGCTGGATCGATAGGGATCTGGCCGGAGCAGAAGAGCAATCCCCCCTGCTTCACCGCCTGGGAGTAGGGGCCGACTGCAGCAGGGACGTTTGGCGTATTGTTGATGAGTTCCATGCCGCTCCCATACCGAAGCGCCGGATGGATTTCAAGGGGAAGAGGCCAAAGGATCAGGCATGACCAGAAGTCATGACTTGATGTCTTAACCCATACCCCCTCCCTTCACCCCATCAGTTCTGCGTCTCCTTGAGCCCACGAGCCTTGTCGATGAGCTGTAGAAACTCACCACGGTATCCGAGCTTGTCAGCGCCTTTTCCATCAATGGCCAGACGACGCACGGTTTCCCAGCTCAAGGTGCCTTTGTACGCGGAGTCTCGCAACAGGAGGCCAAATCCGGCTACAGCGGCGCTGAATTTATATTCCGAGCTGCTGGCGGTCAGCGTCCGTCCTTCGTCCTTGACTGGAGCTTCGATAAGCTTGCTCAGAGAACTGTCCGGCTCCTTGTAGCGCAGCTTCACCGTCATCACCTCACCGCTCTGGGCAGCCTTCGCCAGTTGAGCAGGCACGACGGCAGGGGTCTGATACTTGAGACTGTCCACTGCGGGGCGAGATTCTGCGCCAGCAGGCAGCGTAGCAGGCACCACTTCATACAATGCCACCACGCTGTGCCCAGCGCCAATCTCTCCTGCGTCTTTGGTGTCATCATTGAAGTCCTCCTTGGCAAGCAGGCGATTTTCATAGCCGATGAGGCGGTAGCTGCGCACCAGGGCGGGATTGAACTCCACCTGGATTTTCACGTCTTTGGCGATGGTGTCCAGCGTGCCGCTCATCTGCTCCACCAGCACTTTGCGCGCCTCGCTCAGGCTGTCGATGTAGGCGTAGTTGCCATTGCCCTTGTCGGCCAGGGTTTCCATGGTGCGGTCCTTCAGATTGCCGCTGCCAAAACCCAGCACACTGAGAAAGACACCCGTCTTTGCTTTGTGCTTGATGAGCTTTTCCAGTTCTTCCGGCGAGCTGACACCCACGTTAAAGTCCCCATCCGTGCAAAGAATGACGCGGTTCACACCACCCTTGATGAACCCGGCCACGGCCTGCTCATAGGCCAGCTTGATCCCCGCGCTGCCATGCGTGCTGCCTCCAGCGCTGAGATGGTCGATCGCAGCCAGGATCTCCGCTTTCTTCTCCCCACTCGTGGGCGGCAGCACCACACCGCTGCTGCCAGCATAGACCACCATCGTTACGTGATCCCCTTCCCCGAGCTGCTCAGCCAGCATGCGCAGGGACTGCTGCACCAGCGGCAGCTTCGCCGGTTCGCTCATCGAGCCGGAGACATCCACCAGGAAAACGAGATTGCTGGATTTGCGGTTCCTGTCCATCTCACGTCCTTTGATGGCGATTCGCGCCAGCCGATGCACCGGCTGCCATGGGCATGGCGCCAGTTCAATGCGCACGCCAAAAGGTTCCTTGGCACCATGCGCAGGCCCCTCCTCTTCCGTGGGGAAATAATTCACCAGCTCCTCAATGCGCACCGCATCCGGCGGCGGGATCATGTTCTGGTTCAAAAACCGCCTCACATTCGCATACGAGGCCGTGTCCACATCAATGGAAAGCGTCGACAGCGGTTCCCGCGCCACCTCCTTCATCTCGTTTTCAACGATGCGGGAATAAGATTCTCCGGAGGCATCGGTTTTGCGTGTAGTCGTGGCGACCTCCTGCTTTTGCGACATCTCTTTGGAGACGATGCTCGAAGTCGAATCGTGGGAAGGATAGCTGATATCGGGATGTGGCTGCGTGATTAGCGCTACGGGGACGCCGCCTGTCGTGTAAGCCAGGGCTTTACTGCTACTTGCAGGTTTTTTTTCTACATAGCCTTCGAGTTTGAAGTATGCGTTGTTGTTGGAATTCTTCGCCGCAGCTAACTCGGGCTCGTGAATGGGGTTCGCGTCAAACCTCACGATCTGCCCCCCATTTATGACAGCAGCGCTCGAAGTCAGTATGGCGCCTGAATTAAAAACATAACCGCCAGCTTGGGCCCGGGCCGTACTGCCAAAGGTGTTCACATCTGCAGCCGCACCAGCTTGCAACATTGCAGGCATCCAGGAGGTCTGGCTCAAAAATCCTCCATCGATGGCAAAGGCACCGCTGAAAGCGTTTGTAGCAGACAAAGAGGCAAAGGTGTTTCCATACAGATACGATCCACCCACGTCAGCGGCATAATCTTTGATCAGTCTGTCACTTCCGCTCAAAGCAGCAATCCAGCCAGTTTCTAGCAAGCCATGCGGGGTGGGAATCGAAGGAAGAACGGCTGCCGCGCCAGAAACCCCGGAAACAAGAAGATTGGCCGCATTTGTCGTCAGACTCAGATCCTTGTCCAAAGTGCTGTCTGCAAGGCTTTGAACACCTGCACTAGCTTTGGCCATCGGTGTCGGATCTTTAATCAAACCAACAGTGGCGCTATGGCCCAGCAGACCATTGGTTATTGTTTCCACTCCTCCCTCCATGAGCACATTTTCTGAGACTCTCCTGGGCTTGGAAATACCGTTCAAAGTCACCAACCCCGTTCCACTCTGCATTAGCTTTCCGTTCGAAGGCTGCATGCCAGCTGTGGCAGTGCCGATGCTCTGAGCGGCACTCGAAACCTGACCACTGGGAACCAGTGTTTCTCCCACAAAACTCAACTCGTAAGCCATTTGATCCTGCAGTCTTTTTAATTCACCCACATCGCGGGTGGTCACCCCCCCCTGATTCTTGTTCAAAGCCACAGAGCTTGAGACCTTTACTGTTTGCGGTGCTGCAGGCGCCGGCAGCTTGCCTGCCACGACAGCCGTCTGCTTTTCCAATGGAACGATTTTCCCAGCCTGCCTTGTCGCAGCTTCCACATTGGAGTGCTTCTTTACATCCACCACCTTGGGCAGACTGACTCTGACAGTCGGTTTGTCTGCGACTGCCATCTCATGCGTCAAGGCCTCATGCCGACGAGACGCCGCAGACTGCCATGTCCAAAACCCGCTCAGCACTAAACACGCCGCCAAGGCCAGCCTCACAATAATACCCATATTCCAGCGCGTGACGCGGGGCGCAGGTGGTTTGAGTGCAGACGTTCCGCTCACAGAAGATGGTCGAGACGATTTCACCACAGGCTGCGCCTTCAGTTCGCTGCGCTGCTTATCAGTCAGCGCCAGCGAGTCATCGCGCAGTTCGCTGATCAGAAAGTCGCAAAAGGCCTTGGTTTCTTCAGCCTTGAGTTTGTCCTTGGGATTTTCAAGCAGGGCCGCCTCCAGATGCTGGCATTCTTCGGGGCTGGCTTCATCCAGCGCCCACGCGGTGATTTGTTCCGGTTTCATGATCTAAAAAGCTAAGAGGGGTATTAGGCGAGGGCGGGTTTCAGTCTGGCCGCTTGCGGCTGCTCCAGGGCCTGCCATTTGGTTTTCAGCGCGGCGACGCCGTGGTGGATCAGGTAGCCCACGTTGCCGATGCTGGTCTGCATGGCGGCGCTGATCTGCTGGTAGTCCAGCCCGGCGATGAACTTCAGCCGCACCGCCTCGCGCTGCCTCACCGGCAGCGTTTCAATCAGCTCACGCAGCGCCGTGGCCGTCTCCCTCTGCTCCATCGCGTCATTCGGCGCTGGATCAGCGGACGTTTCAAGATCGAGAGTTTCAGTTTCCATGACGACAAGGCGTTGATGTTTGCGCTGGTGGTCCAGCGCCCGATTCCGGCACACGGTGAAGAGCCATGGGGCCAGCCGTTCCTTGTCGAGCGTGGCGATGTGCTGGCTGAGCTTCACAAACACGTCCTGCACGATGTCCCGCGCGTCTTCCAGGTCGCTCGTGTAGCCATGCGCATAGCGGATGAGGGGCCGCTCGTAGCGCTGCAGAGTTTCGAGGAAGAGATCGTGCGAGTCACTCATGTGGGTGTGTTCAGCGGGCATCACGGCTGAGTCCCCGGCATCTTGGAAAATATTTTCCCAGAAGGCGAGAATGATCGTAAGAGGCAGGCCCAGCGCTTCAGAAAAAAGCGCAGACATCCGGCAGGATCTCTGCGCCCTGTTTGAGCCGGGTGCGGCTTGAGGAATTAATGATGCTGAAGACCGAGCGCTACTTTAGCTGCTCCGCAATCTCGCGGAAGGCTTTGGAAGTGGCGGACTTGGCCGGATCTTCCAGCGCAATCGGGTGCCCCTGGTCGCCGCATTCACGCACCTGCATCTCAATGGGGATCTGCCCCAGGAGCGGCACGCCAAGACGCTTCGCCTCGTGCTCACCGCCGCCTTTGCCAAAGATGTGGTACACCTGCCCGTCGCTGGGGCAGAGGAAATAACTCATGTTTTCGATGATGCCCAGGATCGGCACATTCACCTTCTGGAACATGCCCACCGCCTTGCGCGCATCAATGAGAGCCACTTCTTGCGGAGTCGTCACGATGACGGCTCCATCCACCGCCACGGTCTGCACAATGGTGAGCTGAATGTCCCCTGTGCCGGGCGGCAGATCCAGAACGAGAACATCAAGATTCTCCCACGCGACCTGCCGGAGGAACTGCTGTGTGTAGCGCGTCGCCACGGGACCACGCACGATCACGGGAGAGCCATCATCCAGCAGGAAGCCCATGGAGATGAGCTGCACACCGTACTTCTCCACAGGAATGATCTGCTGCTCGTCATTTTGGTAGGGGCGTTCGTCCGTGCCAAACATGAGCGGAATGCTGGGTCCGTAGAGGTCACAGTCGCAGAGCCCCACACGCAAACCGCTCTGACTGAGGGAAATGGCAAGATTGGATGCCACGGTGCTCTTGCCCACGCCGCCTTTGCCGGAGGCCACGGCGATGATCTTTTTGACACCGGGAATGCTGGATTTGCCGAGCTTTTCAGACGCGGTAGTGCCTGCGCCAGGAGGGTCTTTGATGTCAAAGTTCAGCTTCACCTCCTTCACGCCAGCCACCTTTTTCAGCACGTCCATGGCCTGCTCATGGATGAGGCGGGGAATGTTGGGGTCACGCGTGCTCACGGAGATCTCCACGGTCACATTGGCTCCCTCGATCTGAATGCCCTTCACCAGCCCAAAAGAGATGATGTCACGGCTGAAGCCTGGGTAGCGGACTTGGCCAAGGGCGGTGCGGATGTCTTGTTCGGTGGGCATGGGAGGGGTTGG from Prosthecobacter vanneervenii includes these protein-coding regions:
- a CDS encoding RidA family protein is translated as MELINNTPNVPAAVGPYSQAVKQGGLLFCSGQIPIDPAAGKIVATDVEGQAVQVLANIRALLEAQGLGMSSVIKATVFLQSMADFPKVNPLYEAAFGGHKPARSTVAVAGLPLGALVEIEVIAALA
- a CDS encoding WcaF family extracellular polysaccharide biosynthesis acetyltransferase; protein product: MEVYSLRCESAWYSHTPFSGKCRSNPGRASGRQAGDQWRQLGWNFDREAPSAMRDLSAFSASDFDRGAPRWKEAAWLAAKWFFFQTSVPWPSALRVALLRIFGASVGRGVVIRANVNVSFPWRLTVGDHVWLGEEVMILSLAPVKIGANVCVSQRAFLCTGSHDHQKKTFDLVVRSIALGAGCWVAAQSFIGPGVEVGAGSVVSAGSVVMSSIPAHVLVRGNPAQVVKSLEAADMRAVSGESADFQKERG
- a CDS encoding formylglycine-generating enzyme family protein, with protein sequence MRSPLSSLPVLTICLLACSIAAGQNAPQSEAATQHTSSLGAKFISIPGTTVQFAAWETRLSEWNEFLRHKKYPWTYQPHFEQSPEHPVVGVNLQDAVAFCNWLTETEREKRLIDGTQSYRLPTPEEWDAAVGLARGRKKNSLTAEERLLDDRIYPWGEDWPPSSKTANLADGEIPGYKDGYTYTAPVGSFPPSAEGLFDLSGNVWEWTQPLEVRAQPNGVLRGGSWAYFRSECLTSAYQYVAPADLRAPTIGFRCVFEDKRRTASLLAASDAEKKQALEERMKAMTESRKVDASAVEALRKKMQGKGDDEGLPDPASLKPAVADGSTFLNALGMKFVPLQEKSPVLVCTTETSVQNYENWMRATNRVWSQKPSFLLGGNHPAAGVSWEDATAFCAWLTEKDRASKLIPATASYRLPRDTEWSLAAGLKNEQGSDPAKRHLSDKTHYPWTPKADDWKPPALTANLDASKIPGANDPYSYTAPVDSARANPLGLYEIGGNVSEWCEDAWPGAAEERVIRGGNWLSHDKDALLTSARSHALKSAARADLGFRCVLDLGTP
- a CDS encoding Mrp/NBP35 family ATP-binding protein, with translation MPTEQDIRTALGQVRYPGFSRDIISFGLVKGIQIEGANVTVEISVSTRDPNIPRLIHEQAMDVLKKVAGVKEVKLNFDIKDPPGAGTTASEKLGKSSIPGVKKIIAVASGKGGVGKSTVASNLAISLSQSGLRVGLCDCDLYGPSIPLMFGTDERPYQNDEQQIIPVEKYGVQLISMGFLLDDGSPVIVRGPVATRYTQQFLRQVAWENLDVLVLDLPPGTGDIQLTIVQTVAVDGAVIVTTPQEVALIDARKAVGMFQKVNVPILGIIENMSYFLCPSDGQVYHIFGKGGGEHEAKRLGVPLLGQIPIEMQVRECGDQGHPIALEDPAKSATSKAFREIAEQLK
- the rfbA gene encoding glucose-1-phosphate thymidylyltransferase RfbA, which produces MKGVILAGGAGSRLYPLTQVASKQLQPVYDKPMVYYPLTVLIASGIREICLITTPQDLPRFRQLLGDGRQWGVEIEYREQPQPEGIAQALLIAASFIGDHSVTLILGDNIFFGGDALPRAFEEFRSGATIFAYHVNDPERYGVVEFDAQGCAVSLEEKPAQPRSNYAVPGVYLYDNDAVRIARTLRPSARGELEITDVNKEYLRRGTLRVQRLSRGTAWLDAGTSSSLHEASAYVQTIEKRQGMKLGCPEEAALYRGFLSLDQFEVLLGGMPRCEYRDYLSEVAAEVRRVGLKSA
- a CDS encoding RNA polymerase sigma factor, yielding MSDSHDLFLETLQRYERPLIRYAHGYTSDLEDARDIVQDVFVKLSQHIATLDKERLAPWLFTVCRNRALDHQRKHQRLVVMETETLDLETSADPAPNDAMEQRETATALRELIETLPVRQREAVRLKFIAGLDYQQISAAMQTSIGNVGYLIHHGVAALKTKWQALEQPQAARLKPALA
- a CDS encoding vWA domain-containing protein; translated protein: MKPEQITAWALDEASPEECQHLEAALLENPKDKLKAEETKAFCDFLISELRDDSLALTDKQRSELKAQPVVKSSRPSSVSGTSALKPPAPRVTRWNMGIIVRLALAACLVLSGFWTWQSAASRRHEALTHEMAVADKPTVRVSLPKVVDVKKHSNVEAATRQAGKIVPLEKQTAVVAGKLPAPAAPQTVKVSSSVALNKNQGGVTTRDVGELKRLQDQMAYELSFVGETLVPSGQVSSAAQSIGTATAGMQPSNGKLMQSGTGLVTLNGISKPRRVSENVLMEGGVETITNGLLGHSATVGLIKDPTPMAKASAGVQSLADSTLDKDLSLTTNAANLLVSGVSGAAAVLPSIPTPHGLLETGWIAALSGSDRLIKDYAADVGGSYLYGNTFASLSATNAFSGAFAIDGGFLSQTSWMPAMLQAGAAADVNTFGSTARAQAGGYVFNSGAILTSSAAVINGGQIVRFDANPIHEPELAAAKNSNNNAYFKLEGYVEKKPASSSKALAYTTGGVPVALITQPHPDISYPSHDSTSSIVSKEMSQKQEVATTTRKTDASGESYSRIVENEMKEVAREPLSTLSIDVDTASYANVRRFLNQNMIPPPDAVRIEELVNYFPTEEEGPAHGAKEPFGVRIELAPCPWQPVHRLARIAIKGREMDRNRKSSNLVFLVDVSGSMSEPAKLPLVQQSLRMLAEQLGEGDHVTMVVYAGSSGVVLPPTSGEKKAEILAAIDHLSAGGSTHGSAGIKLAYEQAVAGFIKGGVNRVILCTDGDFNVGVSSPEELEKLIKHKAKTGVFLSVLGFGSGNLKDRTMETLADKGNGNYAYIDSLSEARKVLVEQMSGTLDTIAKDVKIQVEFNPALVRSYRLIGYENRLLAKEDFNDDTKDAGEIGAGHSVVALYEVVPATLPAGAESRPAVDSLKYQTPAVVPAQLAKAAQSGEVMTVKLRYKEPDSSLSKLIEAPVKDEGRTLTASSSEYKFSAAVAGFGLLLRDSAYKGTLSWETVRRLAIDGKGADKLGYRGEFLQLIDKARGLKETQN